A segment of the Egibacteraceae bacterium genome:
ATGCGCCGGGTGAACGAGTCGGTCAAGGAGGTCCTCGCGAGCCTGCTCGTGGACATGAAGGATCCGCGCATCGGTTTCGTCACCCTCACCGAGGTGCGGACGACCCCCGACCTCAAGCAGGCGGAGGTCTTCTACACCGTCCTGCCTGACGACGACGCGACGAGGACCGACACCGCGGAGGGTCTCGAGAGCGCGACGCCGCTGCTGCGCCGGGAGCTCGGCGCGCGCCTGCGGATGAAGAGCATCCCGCGCCTAGACTTCACGCTCGACCCCGTGCCCGCGCGCGGGCGACGGATCGAGACTCTCCTGCGAGATCAGGACCCCGTCGATGGCGATAGGTGAGAAGACCTGGGCGCGTGCCGTCGACCTGCTGCGCGCGGCGGACGAGGTGGCGCTCGCCTGCCACGTGGACCCCGACGGTGACGCGCTCGGCTCCATGCTGGCCTTGAAGCGCTTCCTCGACCGCCGGGGAGTGCGGACCACGGGGAGCTGGGGCGCGGGCGCGGAAGGCCAGGACCCCGCTTTGCTCGTTCCCCCCCAGTACACGTTCCTGCCCGGTCTGGAGGACCTCACCCCCGCCGGCCAGTTCCCGCCGAGACCCAAGCTGTTCGTGGCGTTCGACACGGGGTCACCCGACCGGCTCGGCTCGCTGCGCCAGGCGGCGGAAGCCGCCGACGCCGTCATCGTCATCGACCACCACGCCAGCGGCACCGCCTTCGGTGACGTCCGGCTCATCGACGGCAACGCCGCGGCGACCGCGGTGCTCGTCGACGAGCTCATCAGGCGGATGGGTGGCGAGCTCGACCGCGAGATGGCCGCCTGCCTCTACGTGGGGCTCGTCACCGACACCGGCCGGTTCCAGCACCCCAGCACGACGCCGGACGTGATGCGCCTGGGGGCCCGGCTCATTGCCCACGACATCGACCACAGCGGCATCAACCGGCGGGTGTGGGAGACGCACAGCTTCGGCTACCTCAAAATGCTCGGCCGGGCGATGGAGCGGGCCACCCTCGTGCCCGACGCCGGTCTGGCCTGGACCGCCGTGCGGCAGTCCGACCTCGAGGACCTCGGTATCACCCTCCCCGAGACGGAGGGCCTGATAGACGTGCTCCGCGCGGTCGAGGCGGCCGAATGCGTCTGCGTGGTCAAGGAGCTGCCGGACGGGTCCTGGAAGGTGTCGCTGCGCAGCAAGGGCCGTGTGGACATCGGCCGGATCGCCGCCGAGCTCGGCGGAGGCGGCCACGCTTTCGCGGCCGGCCTCACGACCACGGGTGACCTCGACGAGGTCATCGGCCGGCTGCGCGAGGCGCTGCGGCCGGCGCTGACCGCGGGCTGACGGTCGTGGACGGCGTCCTCGTCATCGACAAGCCGGCGGGCATGACCTCCCATGACGTCGTCGCGCGCGTGCGCCGGGCCGCCGGTCCCGCCGGCCGCTCCGGCGCGAGCGGCCGACGCGCGCGCCTCAAGGTCGGCCACGCGGGCACGCTCGACCCCGACGCGACGGGGGTGCTCGTCGTCTGCCTCGGCCGGGCCACCCGCCTCGTGCCCTACCTGCAGGCGTCGCGGAAGACCTACGACGCCAGGCTGCGCCTCGGGCGGACGACCACGACCCTCGACGCCTCCGGCGGCGTCACCTCCGAGACGGACGCGTCGGGGGTGGACGAGCCGGCGCTCTGCGCGGCGCTGACGGCCTTCGTCGGCACCATCGAGCAGGTGCCCCCCATGGTCTCGGCGGTCAAGGTCGGCGGCGAACGGCTCTACGCGAAGGCTCGCCGCGGCGAGGAGGTCGACCGGCCGGCCCGGACGGTGACAGTCCACGACATCGTCTTGGAGGACTTCGAGCCGGGCCCGCGGGCGGAGGCGGCGTTCCTCGTGACCTGCTCGTCCGGCACCTACATCCGCGCGCTCGCCGCAGACGTCGGCGAGCGCCTCGGCGTGGGGGGTCACCTCGCGTCGCTCCGGCGCCTCGCGTCGGGCCGGTTCTCCCTCGAGGACGCCTTCGATCTCGGTAAGGTCGCCGAGCTCGCGGCGGAGGGGCGCCTCGAGGAGGCGCTGCTGTCCATGAGCGACGCCGTGGCCGACTACCCGCGCGTCCAGCTCGACCGGGGGCACGCCCAGGCGATCACCCACGGCCGTCCCCTGCCCCCCACCGGCCACGACGGCCCCGTGGCCGCGATCGACTCGGCGGGGCGCCTGCTCGCCATGGTCGCCGACCGCGACGGCGCGGCCCGGCCCCTCGTCGTCCTGCAGGGGCAGGCGTGACGGGACGGATCGTCTCCGGCATCGACGACGTCGATCCCAGGCCGTCGGTCGTCTCGGTCGGCTTCTTCGACGGGGTGCACCGAGGACACCAGGCGATCATCCACCGTGCGGTCCGGGCGGCTGCCGACCGCGGCGAACGCAGCGCCGTCGTCACCTTCGACCGCCACCCGATGGAGGTCGTCAACCCGGGCAGCCAGCCGAGACTGCTCATGACGCTCGCCCGCCGCGCGCAGACCATCGCCGAGCAGGGCGTCGAACTGGTGGTCGTGGTCCCCTTCGACGACGAGCTGCGCCACGAGCCCCCCGAGGCGTTCGTCGACCGGGTCCTCCTCGGCCCGTTGCAGGCCTCACACGTCGTCGTCGGGGCGAACTTCCGGTTCGGGCACAAGGCCGCCGGCGACGTCGCCCTGCTCGCCGAACTCGGTCCGAGCCGGGGTCTCACCGTCGAGGGGGTGCCCCTGCTCGCCCTCGACGACGTGGTCATCTCGTCCACGCAGATCCGCGCCTGCATCGACGCGGGCGACGTCGAGCGGGCCGCCCGACTGCTCGGACGCCCCCACCGCGTCGACGGCGTCGTCGTCCGCGGCGACCGCAGGGGCCAGACGCTCGGCTTCCCCACGGCGAACCTCCAGGTGGGACGGCGGGTGGCCGTCCCCGCACGCGGCGTCTACGCGGGCGCCTTCCACCTGCCCGACGGCACTGCGCAGCCGTGCGTCACGAACGTCGGCGTCAACCCGACCTTCGGCGGCCAGGAGCTGCGCGTGGAGGCGCACCTGCTCGACTTCTCCGGGGACCTGTACGGGCTCAGCGTCGCCGTGGACTTCCGCCACCGCATCCGCGACGAGCGGCGCTTCGACAGCGTCGACGCGCTCGTGGCCCGGATCGGCGCCGACGTGGCGGCGGCGCGGCGCCTGCTCGGTGCGTGAGACCGTGACAGCCGAGCAGGTGTACGACCTCGTCGTCGTCGGTGCTGGCCCGGCCGGAGCGGCCGCCGCGCTCGCCGCTCGAGCCAGCCGGCCTGACGCCCGGGTCCTGCTCGTCGACAAGGCCGAGTTCCCCCGGGACAAGTCCTGCGGGGACGCCGTGTCCGCCCACGCCGGCGACGAGCTGCGGCGGCTCGGGGTCGCCACCCTGCTCGAGGACTGGCCGGCGATCGACCGGCTCCGCCTGCGCTCGCCCGGCGGTCGCGCCGCCGCCCGCCGCTGCCAGCGCGTCAACTGGGTGATGCCGCGGCGGGTATTCGACGCACGCCTGGTCGAGGCCGCGGTCGCCCGGGGCGTCGAACGGCGCACCCAGCGGGTGCACACGCTCGAGCAGCGCCCGGGCATGGTCGTCCTCGACGGGGAGACCGCCGCGCGGGTGGTCGTCGGCGCCGACGGCTCCGGCTCGACGGTGCGGCGGCTGCTCGGCGTGGCGCCGAACCCGCGCGACCACCTCGCCGTCGCCGTGCGGGCCTACAGCCCCGCGCCCGCCGGACGTCCCGAGCAGCTCATCGCGATGGTGGGGGAGGGGTGGCCGTCCTACGCCTGGTCCTTCCCCGTCGGCGACGGGACGGCCAACGTCGGCTACGGCCTCCTGCGCGCACACTTCGACGGCGGCAAGGCGCAGCTGCACGGCCGGCTGGCCGCAGCGCTTCCCGACGCGGACCCCGACCCGGCGACCCTCCGTGCGCACCACCTGCCGTTCTCCTCGCGCCGACCGGAGCCCGCGGCCGGCCGGGTTCTGCTCGCGGGCGACGCCGCGTCGCTCGTGAACCCGCTGTCGGGCGAGGGGATCTTCTCCGCCCTCGTTTCGGGCCGGCTCGCGGGCCGCTGCGCGGTCGAGGACCCCGACGCGGCCGGTCGCCGCTACCCCCGGCTGCTCCACGACACCCTCGGCTCCCACCTCGCCCACGTCCGCGTGTTCGCCCGGGTGATCCGGCACCGCCCCTTCGTCGAGGCGGCCGTCGCGGCCGCGTCCGCCGACCGCCTGGTGTTCGACCGCATGGTCGACCTGACGCTCGGTGCGGGCCTCGTGTCCCCCGTGGCGCTGCTGCGGGTGTTGCGCGCCTACCCGGGGCCGTTGTTGTGGGGATCCGCCACGCATGGCAGACTTGCGGAGGACCGTTGAAGAGACAACGGTGGAAGGTGTTGCCCGAAATCGCTGCCCGCCGGCGACCCTCGAGGTCGCAACGCGGAGAAGTCGATGGACGTGCCGGGTCCCACGCGACACCACTTCCGGGACCGCACCGACGAGGAGTAGCCGAGTGAGCAATGCAGTCATCCCGAACAAGGATGAGCTGATCGCGGAGTACGCCACGTCCGACGGCGACACCGGGTCGCCCGAGGTGCAGGTGGCGCTGTTGACCGCTCGGATCAACCACTTGACCGAGCACCTGAAGTCCCACAAGAAGGATCATCATTCCCGCCGAGGTCTGCTGCAGCTCGTCGGCCGCCGCCGGCGA
Coding sequences within it:
- the rbfA gene encoding 30S ribosome-binding factor RbfA, whose product is MSSADPQRPAAPARTRMRRVNESVKEVLASLLVDMKDPRIGFVTLTEVRTTPDLKQAEVFYTVLPDDDATRTDTAEGLESATPLLRRELGARLRMKSIPRLDFTLDPVPARGRRIETLLRDQDPVDGDR
- a CDS encoding bifunctional oligoribonuclease/PAP phosphatase NrnA, yielding MAIGEKTWARAVDLLRAADEVALACHVDPDGDALGSMLALKRFLDRRGVRTTGSWGAGAEGQDPALLVPPQYTFLPGLEDLTPAGQFPPRPKLFVAFDTGSPDRLGSLRQAAEAADAVIVIDHHASGTAFGDVRLIDGNAAATAVLVDELIRRMGGELDREMAACLYVGLVTDTGRFQHPSTTPDVMRLGARLIAHDIDHSGINRRVWETHSFGYLKMLGRAMERATLVPDAGLAWTAVRQSDLEDLGITLPETEGLIDVLRAVEAAECVCVVKELPDGSWKVSLRSKGRVDIGRIAAELGGGGHAFAAGLTTTGDLDEVIGRLREALRPALTAG
- the truB gene encoding tRNA pseudouridine(55) synthase TruB, with product MDGVLVIDKPAGMTSHDVVARVRRAAGPAGRSGASGRRARLKVGHAGTLDPDATGVLVVCLGRATRLVPYLQASRKTYDARLRLGRTTTTLDASGGVTSETDASGVDEPALCAALTAFVGTIEQVPPMVSAVKVGGERLYAKARRGEEVDRPARTVTVHDIVLEDFEPGPRAEAAFLVTCSSGTYIRALAADVGERLGVGGHLASLRRLASGRFSLEDAFDLGKVAELAAEGRLEEALLSMSDAVADYPRVQLDRGHAQAITHGRPLPPTGHDGPVAAIDSAGRLLAMVADRDGAARPLVVLQGQA
- a CDS encoding bifunctional riboflavin kinase/FAD synthetase — its product is MTGRIVSGIDDVDPRPSVVSVGFFDGVHRGHQAIIHRAVRAAADRGERSAVVTFDRHPMEVVNPGSQPRLLMTLARRAQTIAEQGVELVVVVPFDDELRHEPPEAFVDRVLLGPLQASHVVVGANFRFGHKAAGDVALLAELGPSRGLTVEGVPLLALDDVVISSTQIRACIDAGDVERAARLLGRPHRVDGVVVRGDRRGQTLGFPTANLQVGRRVAVPARGVYAGAFHLPDGTAQPCVTNVGVNPTFGGQELRVEAHLLDFSGDLYGLSVAVDFRHRIRDERRFDSVDALVARIGADVAAARRLLGA
- a CDS encoding geranylgeranyl reductase family protein; amino-acid sequence: MRETVTAEQVYDLVVVGAGPAGAAAALAARASRPDARVLLVDKAEFPRDKSCGDAVSAHAGDELRRLGVATLLEDWPAIDRLRLRSPGGRAAARRCQRVNWVMPRRVFDARLVEAAVARGVERRTQRVHTLEQRPGMVVLDGETAARVVVGADGSGSTVRRLLGVAPNPRDHLAVAVRAYSPAPAGRPEQLIAMVGEGWPSYAWSFPVGDGTANVGYGLLRAHFDGGKAQLHGRLAAALPDADPDPATLRAHHLPFSSRRPEPAAGRVLLAGDAASLVNPLSGEGIFSALVSGRLAGRCAVEDPDAAGRRYPRLLHDTLGSHLAHVRVFARVIRHRPFVEAAVAAASADRLVFDRMVDLTLGAGLVSPVALLRVLRAYPGPLLWGSATHGRLAEDR
- the rpsO gene encoding 30S ribosomal protein S15: MPNKDELIAEYATSDGDTGSPEVQVALLTARINHLTEHLKSHKKDHHSRRGLLQLVGRRRRLLNYLQRTDVERYRSLIQRLGLRR